The Budorcas taxicolor isolate Tak-1 chromosome 2, Takin1.1, whole genome shotgun sequence genome window below encodes:
- the LOC128061182 gene encoding small cysteine and glycine repeat-containing protein 4-like, protein MGCCGCGSCGGCGGGCGGGCGGGCGGGCGGGCGGGCGGGCGGGCGSCNSCRCYRVGCCSSCCPCCCGCCGGCCSVPVVCCHRRTCSCHSCGKGCCQQKCCCQQKCSCQKQCCH, encoded by the coding sequence ATGGGCTGCTGTGGTTGCGGAAGTTGTGGTGGCTGTGGCGGTGGCTGTGGCGGTGGCTGCGGTGGTGGCTGCGGTGGTGGCTGCGGTGGTGGCTGCGGCGGTGGCTGCGGCGGTGGCTGCGGTGGTGGCTGTGGCAGCTGCAACAGCTGCAGATGCTACCGGGTGGgctgctgcagcagctgctgcccctgctgctgcggctgctgtggGGGCTGCTGCAGCGTCCCCGTGGTCTGCTGCCACCGCCGCACCTGCAGCTGCCACTCGTGTGGGAAGGGCTGTTGCCAGCAGAAATGCTGCTGCCAGCAGAAGTGCAGCTGCCAGAAGCAATGCTGCCACTAG